One stretch of Nomascus leucogenys isolate Asia chromosome 7b, Asia_NLE_v1, whole genome shotgun sequence DNA includes these proteins:
- the RBM46 gene encoding probable RNA-binding protein 46 isoform X2, whose amino-acid sequence MNEENIDGTNGCSKVRTGTQNEAALLALMEKTGYNMVQENGQRKFGGPPPGWEGPPPPRGCEVFVGKIPRDMYEDELVPVFERAGKIYEFRLMMEFSGENRGYAFVMYTTKEEAQLAIRILNNYEIRPGKFIGVCVSLDNCRLFIGAIPKEKKKEEILDEMKKVTEGVVDVIVYPSATDKTKNRGFAFVEYESHRAAAMARRKLIPGTFQLWGHTIQVDWADPEKEVDEETMQRVKVLYVRNLMISTTEETIKAEFNKFKLGAVERVKKLRDYAFVHFFNREDAVAAMSVMNGKCIDGASIEVTLAKPVNKENTWRQHLNGQISPNSENLIVFANKEESHPKTLGKLPTLPARLNGQHSPSPPEVERCTYPFYPGTKLTPISMYSLKSNHFNSAVMHLDYYCNKNNWAPPEYYLYSTTSQDGKVLLVYKIVIPAIANGSQSYFMPDKLCTTLEDAKELAAQFTLLHLDREHNLFSLDLCRRIWRK is encoded by the exons atgaatgaagaaaatatagatgGAACAAATGGATGCAGTAAAGTTCGAACTGGTACTCAGAATGAAGCAGCATTACTTGCTTTGATGGAAAAGACTGGTTACAACATGGTTCaggaaaatggacaaaggaaATTTGGTGGTCCTCCTCCAG GTTGGGAAGGTCCACCTCCACCTAGAGGCTGTGAAGTTTTTGTAGGAAAAATACCTCGTGATATGTATGAAGATGAGTTAGTTCCTGTATTTGAAAGAGCTGGGAAGATATATGAATTTCGACTTATGATGGAATTTAGTGGTGAAAATCGAGGTTATGCTTTTGTGATGTACACTACAAAAGAAGAAGCCCAATTAGCCATCAGAATTCTTAATAATTATGAAATTCGACCAGGGAAGTTTATTGGTGTGTGTGTAAGCTTAGATAATTGTAGATTATTTATTGGAGCTATTcccaaggaaaagaagaaagaagaaattttagatGAAATGAAGAAAGTTACAGAAGGAGTTGTAGATGTCATTGTTTATCCAAGTGCAACTGATAAGACCAAAAATCGTGGTTTTGCATTTGTGGAATATGAATCTCACAGAGCTGCTGCTATGGCAAGGAGGAAACTAATTCCAG gaacaTTCCAACTATGGGGCCACACCATTCAGGTAGATTGGGCTGACCCAGAGAAAGAGGTGGATGAGGAAACCATGCAGAGAGTTAAAGTTCTTTATGTAAGAAATTTAATGATCTCAACTACAGAGGAAACAATTAAAGCAGAATTCAATAAATTTAAGCTTGGTGCAGTTGAACGGGTAAAGAAACTTAGAGATTATGCTTTTGTTCACTTTTTCAACCGAGAAGATGCAGTGGCTGCCATGTCTGTTATGAATGGAAAATGCATTGATGGAGCAAGTATTGAGGTAACACTAGCTAAACcagtaaataaagaaaacacttgGAGACAGCATCTTAACGGTCAGATTAGTCCAAATTCTGAAAATCTGATTGTGTTTGCTAACAAAGAAGAGAGCCACCCAAAAACTCTAGGCAAGCTGCCAACTCTTCCTGCTCGTCTCAATGGTCAGCATAGTCCAAGTCCACCTGAAGTTGAAAGATGCACTTACCCTTTTTATCCTGGAACAAAGCTTACTCCAATTAGTATGTATTCTTTAAAATCCAATCATTTTAATTCTGCAGTAATGCATTTGGATTATTACTGCAACAAAAATAATTGGGCACCACcagaatattatttatattcaacAACAAGTCAAGATGGGAAAGTACTCTTGGTATATAAGATAGTTATTCCTGCTATTGCAAATGGATCCCAGAGTTACTTCATGCCAGACAAACTCTGTACTACGTTAGAAGATGCAAAGGAACTGGCAGCCCAGTTTACGTTACTTCATTTGG
- the RBM46 gene encoding probable RNA-binding protein 46 isoform X3, translating to MNEENIDGTNGCSKVRTGTQNEAALLALMEKTGYNMVQENGQRKFGGPPPGWEGPPPPRGCEVFVGKIPRDMYEDELVPVFERAGKIYEFRLMMEFSGENRGYAFVMYTTKEEAQLAIRILNNYEIRPGKFIGVCVSLDNCRLFIGAIPKEKKKEEILDEMKKVTEGVVDVIVYPSATDKTKNRGFAFVEYESHRAAAMARRKLIPGTFQLWGHTIQVDWADPEKEVDEETMQRVKVLYVRNLMISTTEETIKAEFNKFKLGAVERVKKLRDYAFVHFFNREDAVAAMSVMNGKCIDGASIEVTLAKPVNKENTWRQHLNGQISPNSENLIVFANKEESHPKTLGKLPTLPARLNGQHSPSPPEVERCTYPFYPGTKLTPISMYSLKSNHFNSAVMHLDYYCNKNNWAPPEYYLYSTTSQDGKVLLVYKIVIPAIANGSQSYFMPDKLCTTLEDAKELAAQFTLLHLGPF from the exons atgaatgaagaaaatatagatgGAACAAATGGATGCAGTAAAGTTCGAACTGGTACTCAGAATGAAGCAGCATTACTTGCTTTGATGGAAAAGACTGGTTACAACATGGTTCaggaaaatggacaaaggaaATTTGGTGGTCCTCCTCCAG GTTGGGAAGGTCCACCTCCACCTAGAGGCTGTGAAGTTTTTGTAGGAAAAATACCTCGTGATATGTATGAAGATGAGTTAGTTCCTGTATTTGAAAGAGCTGGGAAGATATATGAATTTCGACTTATGATGGAATTTAGTGGTGAAAATCGAGGTTATGCTTTTGTGATGTACACTACAAAAGAAGAAGCCCAATTAGCCATCAGAATTCTTAATAATTATGAAATTCGACCAGGGAAGTTTATTGGTGTGTGTGTAAGCTTAGATAATTGTAGATTATTTATTGGAGCTATTcccaaggaaaagaagaaagaagaaattttagatGAAATGAAGAAAGTTACAGAAGGAGTTGTAGATGTCATTGTTTATCCAAGTGCAACTGATAAGACCAAAAATCGTGGTTTTGCATTTGTGGAATATGAATCTCACAGAGCTGCTGCTATGGCAAGGAGGAAACTAATTCCAG gaacaTTCCAACTATGGGGCCACACCATTCAGGTAGATTGGGCTGACCCAGAGAAAGAGGTGGATGAGGAAACCATGCAGAGAGTTAAAGTTCTTTATGTAAGAAATTTAATGATCTCAACTACAGAGGAAACAATTAAAGCAGAATTCAATAAATTTAAGCTTGGTGCAGTTGAACGGGTAAAGAAACTTAGAGATTATGCTTTTGTTCACTTTTTCAACCGAGAAGATGCAGTGGCTGCCATGTCTGTTATGAATGGAAAATGCATTGATGGAGCAAGTATTGAGGTAACACTAGCTAAACcagtaaataaagaaaacacttgGAGACAGCATCTTAACGGTCAGATTAGTCCAAATTCTGAAAATCTGATTGTGTTTGCTAACAAAGAAGAGAGCCACCCAAAAACTCTAGGCAAGCTGCCAACTCTTCCTGCTCGTCTCAATGGTCAGCATAGTCCAAGTCCACCTGAAGTTGAAAGATGCACTTACCCTTTTTATCCTGGAACAAAGCTTACTCCAATTAGTATGTATTCTTTAAAATCCAATCATTTTAATTCTGCAGTAATGCATTTGGATTATTACTGCAACAAAAATAATTGGGCACCACcagaatattatttatattcaacAACAAGTCAAGATGGGAAAGTACTCTTGGTATATAAGATAGTTATTCCTGCTATTGCAAATGGATCCCAGAGTTACTTCATGCCAGACAAACTCTGTACTACGTTAGAAGATGCAAAGGAACTGGCAGCCCAGTTTACGTTACTTCATTTGG